A window of Massilia sp. NR 4-1 genomic DNA:
AGACTTGCCCTTCAAAAAACACAGGAGGCAGGCGCATGACGGCAAGACGCAAGGTTCTGGCAGCAATGGCGGCAACGGTGGCAGCGGCGGCATTCAGCCCGCTGCGGGCGGCGGAGGCATTCAGCAAGGCGGCCCCGCTCTCCATCGGCGACACTTTCACCATCGATTCCCGCCATCTGGGCGAAACCCGCCGCATCAATGTGTATATGGCGCGCGGCTGGAACGACGCGCCCGACGCGCCGCTGCCGGTGCTGTATATGCCGGACGGCGGCCTGGCCGAGGACTTCCTGCACGTGGCCGGCCTGCTGCAGGTATCGGTGGCCAACGGCACCATGCGCTCCTTCATGCTGGTCGGCATAGAAAACACCCAGCGCCGCCGCGACCTGACCGGTCCCACCGAGGTTGCCGAAGACCGCAAGATCGCCCCCGTGGTGGGCGGTTCGGCGGCCTACCGCGCCTTCATCCGCGAAGAGCTGATGCCGCAGGTGAAGGCGCGCTACCGCACCACGCCGGAAAGCGCCATCATGGGCGAATCGCTGGCCGGCCTGTTCGTGATGGAGACCTTCCTGCAGGAGCCGCAGCTGTTCGACACCTATATCGCCATTGATCCGAGCCTATGGTGGAACAAGCGCCAGCTGCTGCAACAG
This region includes:
- a CDS encoding alpha/beta hydrolase translates to MTARRKVLAAMAATVAAAAFSPLRAAEAFSKAAPLSIGDTFTIDSRHLGETRRINVYMARGWNDAPDAPLPVLYMPDGGLAEDFLHVAGLLQVSVANGTMRSFMLVGIENTQRRRDLTGPTEVAEDRKIAPVVGGSAAYRAFIREELMPQVKARYRTTPESAIMGESLAGLFVMETFLQEPQLFDTYIAIDPSLWWNKRQLLQQAGARLRAHQRLDKTLYVAASGEKGMPELAQQLEAALAGSKVEGLRWQLAPLPDETHLTVYHPAALRAFRSAFKPG